tccgatagatttgtatgctagcatcttaaggattgaacaacctaggttgtgattaggacttgtccacctatatgaaattagctacttcgttggattaagacccctggttatactgtatctgaagattctatgaactcgataTGGCCGgaattcccgagaggcatctaatgcgcctttatcaacacggaacttaggaattgagacatgaatgacctagtatgcctattgactgttccgaagagacctcttaggagctgttaagatctagttagtaacTTAACTGTAtgaccaaacctattgcatgttcttgtttgatttttgccttaggattaagtcatatcaattgtttaggtatctattaggtttatGTCTGCTTTACTTTCAATATATCAACtataatgttgtataatgtttagattggtatgatctcattagtatgatgaaatggttgttagttttcatttaaggttttgtcaacttaacccgacagacttcttccgtttgtgatcagtgtttaaTCAACaccgcacgttgttattcagttaactaaactgataacgatggttgggattagaactcaactcactaataaacctagtgctttactaaggataacctccgaggtatagttaccattcaattatacaaccaagtgacatactttacACTACTCAACaagaactccgagagtctagagataagtaggtctgtgtaattggctcatccaaccagatctacaccattctaatCTTAGCTTTAacctaaacataattacctttctctagcccaaactgatatcttggtcaatatttccctgatatgcatactccggatatccctccATCATCTTTACTTTTTCGTAATTAGTACTATTAGCTTAAAATCAACtattatcctttatctaggtaatttaaccaaagacaattgtccacttgatcttcaattcgttaaaccattcaaaagtacgacccaaggttaacttacaccttctaccttagaaagttaaatGTAAATTTagaccccgcaaaatataaataataaaccactgttctcTCTCGTGATCGGCTGAtcctgacgccttgcggcctaacgacacttcATAAATAAAATCGTCCATTTCGATCATATCAGGCTTGATATCCCTTCATCAGATATTTTTGGGTTTTGATGCACGAAATGATGTTGAGTTTAGAGCCACTTTTTCTCCTTGAATGACTAGGGTTTCATCATTTCCAAGAGAATACTAACGGTCTTATCAAAACACAAGATTCATGTTCTCAACGGGGCAGCCAATCCATCCCTataattacatcaaagcttcctaactctactggcaaCAAGTCAATCTTAAAGAGTTTGTCTGTTAAAATCAGTTTACAGTCTTTATAAATTCAGTCTACCTTCATAACCTTCCCGTTAGCTACTTCTACGAGGCACTTAGTATCTAAGACTTTTGGCTTTTCAGTAAATAAAGCACATAATTCAGTAGACaaatagctcctatcggcaccaataTCGAATAAAATATATGCATAGaagttattgacaagaaacgtacccgttattgCTTCATCACTCTCACGGGCTTCTTTATCAGTCATTACGAAATCTCTACTCTTAGCATTACCAGCATTACCCTTGTTCTTTAGGCATTGATTTCTTGAATGCCCCACTTCCCCACATCCATAGCAAGTCGGAACTGTTGTATTAGCTTTTATTGCCGAGGTATTGGTTGTGGGAATCGCAACCCTACAATTCTTTGCTAGATGACCCagtttcttacacttggtgcattTAACAGTACACCTTCCAGGATGATGCTTTTCACAACAGTTACAATATGGGTGTCTCCCCAGCAAAATTACCCTTCGAACCATCAGCAGCTTTCATGTTTGAGTTTTAATTTAAACCTTGAATATACTCAAACTTCCTCTTCCCATCTTTAACTTTTACCTCGGCTTGTTTACTTCCGCCATTTCTCCTTGTTAAAGCCATCATAAGATTTTGTGCCATCAATATGACACCATCAATAGTTTCTTTACTAGCAGATATAACATTCCCTTCGATCTCAGCAGGAAGACCTTCGACATACCTTTCGATCTTCTTATATTCCGGGGTTACCATAGTTGGACATAGTGAAGCCAACTCTAGAAATCTGTTAGTGTAAGCTTCGATGTCGATCCCCTTTACTTTAAGTTCCCAAAACTCAGTCTCCATCTTCTGAACTTGATTTCGCGGACAATACTTatctgtcatcattcttttcaccTCGTCCCATGGAGTAGCTATaacaatattataataaatataaacttCAATTAATATATAGTGTTGTCCAAAAATAAATATTTAGTCAACGTTGAATAATTCGTATATTAATAACCTATTAATTACTATATTAAATAAGGATGCAGAAACCCtaagggtaaaatagtcatttCAAGAATAGAAATTTGAGGGTTGTTATAGCAAGAAtgtggtgtgttggaattgtcaacaagttggtCACTATAAGTCAAAGTGCCCTAGTCATAAGTCGAGTGGAAGTATGGTGACTACAGTAATCAAAGATGCGTTGATGTGCCAAAAAaggttcttgacgaatcttgggttttagattcgggtgcctcgtatcatgttaccccatacatgaacgagatggtgaaCTTCAAGAAATACTCCGGTAAGGTTCGAGTTACGAATGAGAGTAGACTTGATATTGCAGGTATTGGTGATCTCGTGGTTAGACAATTGAGTTATGGTTGGATCTTGAGAAATGTGTGGTTTGTTCCAAAGCTCGAGAGTCGGTTGATCTCGGTTGGGCAATTGGATGACGACAATTGTGatgtcctatttggagatcaaaagtgGGTAGTGTTTAAGGGAGATTATGTAGTCGCTCGTGGGTTTAaaaggggaaccatgtatatggttgaagcTCCTAGGGAGGAATGACTAGGTGATTTTGTGGATGTCAAAAGTCCTAGGATGATAATGCTTTCTGGTATTGTTGAGGAATCTAGTTTGAGTGGGAGCTTAAGTGAAGTCGAAACTAGTGGAGATTCGGGTTGAATTGGGTACACTAGAGTTTTCGGTACTTCGGGTAGATCTTCTCCAATGCAACTCTATTGCGGTCGACCGaggaagatgaacaagagatttTCTTAAGAGTCATGGTTAATGATACATGGTACAATGTGAGTTAGCTCGGGATGGAAAATCGGGTTTTTCAAAAGACGTGCGCACGTATGTGATCGCTTttccaatggtgaaagcaaagGTGCTAAAGTGGACGATTAAGTGTGCGAAAGTGCTCTTGTGCAAGGTCTTAATCGGTAATGCCCATGTGTTCGTTCTACCGGCGGGTTTTTTCTTTATTGAAAACTTAAATCGGGTGGATGATATTGTGTACgggtggatcgcttgggcgatgGGGTTGATTGGGTCGGGTCGAACTCAAACGACCCGTTATCTCCAAAACTAAGGAGGTAGGTGCCATAGCGAAAGAGAAGTTCTTGTTTCTCAAGCTAGTAACAAAATGATCGAATTGTAGTTTAACGGTATTTTTGGGGGTCGAAAGACTTCATTTGCTCGAAGGTTATCGGGTGAAGTGTGGCTTGATTCGGGTGCAACtctggcggtatcaaaaggaggtatAATTAGCGAGTCAAGTTGTTGCTgtagatgatgatgttgatgagttTAGGTTAAAGATGGGTGTTGTTTAACGTCTATTCGAGCCGGAGATTGTTGGGAGTGTGAATCGAGTTAAACAAGGAATCGAGAAAACGAAAAATAGATGCACGGGTTCGAGATCGCGAGTCCAAAAGTCGCGACTGGAGTTTCGTTCAGGGTGAGTTTCGCGATCACAAAACTGGTGAAGGGATGAAGCTCGAGATCGCGAATTAGGGGCTGACGGGAGAAAATTCTAGAATACGCGTTTTCTTGCTCCAAAGCTATTTCCTTGTATTGTCttgcctatttaagcatcttattgtaacccatacatgtatccataaaaattatcattaaaagaactctctttggtggccgAGGATTAAAGCAATCATTCGTGAGTACATATAATCTCGTTAAATTCTCTTATCtttatcgtttttgctagtttcttcataTACATCAAATATTTTCGTTTATTGTGAGTGAGTTTGATAATCTAGAGTTATtaagtcttgttagggctcacgtgcTTTATTACTAACACTAACGTCATAATTTCATAACTTGTAGATCATATTTCATTTAGGTGTATTAATTTTAAGGAAAAAACATAGGTTACAAAAATAtactttaaatttatatatataaggtatTAAAGAATATGATAAATTACAGAGGTATATTAGTAGCTTTtcgaaaaatgaaaaaaaaaaaatagtgtaGTGGTGTATTagaaattttaattattaatatgataGATTATAGTAATACATTATTGGTTGGATTATATATCTTTATAAGAAGTCTAAAGTTCAAAACTTATTAGCAACATGTATTGTGATTAGGGAtgacaatggccacccgatccagcGGATATCTATCCAAttcacccgcttcgtgatggatatagATAAACTTAAATgcatatggatacggatatggatgaacctaaatggatatcgatatggacatggatgaaaagtttcatccatggatatatccattaacacccgaaatacatatacaaatacataaatataattaaATGCTTACATATCTACAATTACAAATGCATTACGGTTAGATTTACATTTTGCGGTCAAcattataatgaaataactatgacATCTTACAATAGAACACGTATATCAAGATTAGCGAACaaattacatatataatttttcatCATCTATGTTTAATAGTAAATTCAACAAATGTGTTCTCTCTTCGATAAAGATTATCTatttagtgaaaatattttaattatgtcatgttatatatattattgttatacTACGTTTTTGTTTACATCGCatgttagaaaatattataacatctTTTTGATAtctattggatatccattaactcgTTTCATCtggtggatatggatatggatggatgaacaacaatcaaatggatatggatatggatatggatatgaatggaaaaaactaaatggatatggatacggatacggCATTACCTGATCGATCCATTGTTATCCCTAAAAGTGATAATAAAAAAAAGGTGTCATATTAGACCGTGTACATTGCCCAACTAACGTAAAAATGTACAACTTTATCCGTTACCGTTTTAGTTAGACTTTTTATGTTATATGCAACTACATTCCCTATAAGTAGGTGTTTAGATAGTTATTACGTATTTGCTTTTAATTTAATGTAACTTCATTCATCCGTTCACCAACCATGATTTCTATATCAAAACATTGGTCATATCTAAATGACTACATCTAAACAAAGTATATAACTGCCTAACTGGATCAAATTCAGTCGTTGTTTgttgtaatttaataataatacgcaTAACGAATACTTCAATTCATTAAACGTAATTCACACAAGTATGCTACTTACGGCAGACGGAAGTTAGATGGCGTTTACACAACGTCATCAACATAGCCGTTCGTAAGACCAGAATTATCTTCCATGACCCTCCAACCGGGAGTAAGTACACGTAAGCCCTCCTAAAGGCAGTGCGTGCACATAAGACCAAGCATCCGGCAGTACGTATGCGTGAGGCGTCATCCGGAAGCGTACGTATGAGAGACCGTCAATAGGCAACTTGTACATTTCGGACCATCTTATGGCAATGTACATGTGTAAGCCCATCACCCGACAAAGTTAAGGACACTGGCACGTACGAATCCAGCTACATGACAGTGCATACACAGGACACGCGTGTGCCACGTAAGCTCAACACAAACAATAAGGTTTGGGCCCAACTCCCAATGTTGGCGGAACCCCAACAAAGAATCGCGTAACGTCATAACGAGAATTGTGATTTAGGTTTGTGTTTTATTGTCACTTGTTTTGACTAGATTTTGAATTTTCTTTTATATCTGGTATAAACCTTCAAATCTGTTCAATGTTATTATAagtttatttttcaaaaaaaaaaaaaaaaaaaaaaaaaaagtaaaaagaaaTTAGACCACTTACGTATTTAGTTAAATTTGATCTTTTATAGTTGTAGGTAGGTGCATATATAAAAGTGTGCACCTTCACATTGAAATTTGCAAACATTAGAATAGTGTGAAGCCTCCAAGAGTGGCGATGGTTGGACCAAGAAGGCCACAGTTTGTGTTGTTCGGTTCCTCCATCGTTCAAGTTAGTTTTGGGTATCAAGGTTGGGGTGCGATCCTTGCACACAGTTATGCCCGTAAGGTTGGTTCACTTTTTCATTATCATGCATCTTGTTCTGATTTATTTGGGTTGGGTTGGAATCGTTAATTCACATGTTAGAACAAGAATTGAAATTCAATTTTGCTCGTACATTATCTATATATATCACAAAACAAAAATTTTCACTTGAAATTCAATTTAAGATGAGTTTGATATATGTTGTTTATTCAATGAATTTATTTAGGATGATGAGTTTTTGTTAATAAAGTTGTTTAATATCAACAGCTAACCGCCGTTACAAAATAACCGCTATAAGCTTTAGTTGCATGGAATTTAATTTAATTTGTTATTCGTTTGGTGTTCTGAATACAGAATTGCAGCTAGCTACTAATTTTAATCATGGAAAATCAGTACCATGATGAATGATAGTTGTTAGGTCGTGACTCGGACTTGTGAGAGATACGAGTATAACACATTCATTATTGTATACATTTTTGTTAGCTTTTCAATTTTATCTCTACTTTTTACCAATTTTTTGTTCTACATGAATAAAGTAGGGATACAAATATTTATTATCACGTTGTTTTTATTATTTATGAAAGTGAGCAACATCTCAAAATAAATGAAATAGTGGACGATAGATGTGTGTTGATTGTTTATATAACATCAATGTCCACATGCAAATGGTACAGGTAGACATATTTATTCGAGGTTATGTTAATTGGAACTCCAGACAAGCAGTACAAGTTTTAGATCAAGTGTTTCCACAGGTACTTTCTTCAAAGTTTAATTCATTCGAATTAATTTCCCATTTCTACCTGAATCTATAGGTGAACAAGATAGACGGGTCACGGGTCGGATAATTGGATCACCTCCTGGTTACATATATATTTCCGAATACTCCGTATACCGTGATGAATATTATTGATtttgatttaatttttatataatacgGAGTATTCATTAGTTGGTGTTAAAAACCACAAACAAGATTCATCAAAAAAAAATTACACATTCAAAGCATCAGTTTTGAAACATATTCTAAGCCACTTTTTTACATTAATTTACGCTTTTAAGATTTCAAAAAGTGCTTCCCCATGAATCAgatccatatatatgtatatagatatagattttgCTGAAGATTTTGATAAATCATGATACAAGTTCAATTAAGATCTTTGAAGAGAATGAATAAGGACTTTTTCCTCCTAAAGTAACACATTACGCGACTTTCACCCGTTTGATCCGTTGAAGATTAAACATATCCTGAACCGAAATTGCATTGTTTAATTCTCGCTAATCTGTTTTCCTCTTCTCATTCTTTTTGGTTTTAGGATGATGCAATACAACCATCTTTGGTGATAGTTTATTTTGGAGGTAACGATTCAGAGAGCCCTCGTATAGATGGCCTTAGTCCTCATGTACCTCTTTCTGAGTACGTCGAAAACATGAGGAAGATTGCAATCCATCTCCAGGTAAATTTTACAAAACTTATTAATGTGATTAATTTATAGAGGTGCCAATATAGAATGGTTGGGTAATGTGTCAAAACAGGTTCAACCACCGAActattggttgagtggtaaaaaACCTCAGTTGGTTTTGAGCCCTTATTCTTAAAAAAAGTAAGTGCATGTTCAAATCATGGGGGGAGTTTTCTCCAAGATTGTGTCTCTCGTATCCTTCACTCTGTGCGGACCAAGCAATTAACCTAAAGCATTCCGGGTACGCTTTGCGCGTTGGATGCGAGGAGTTTCTTTCTAACGAGTGTGTGTGacaaatgagaggattcgatgtCAAAATTGTCGTTCTAAAAAAAATGTGTCAAAACGGGTTCATGTAAAACATGTAATTTAATAGAATGTGGCTCTTACTTCCAATAGGTTGTTGTTACACGTCTTACTATTCTTAAATCTTAACATGAAACTTTCTTCGCAGAACCTTTCAGATAAGCCTCGCATACTATTTCTAACTGCTCCTCCAGTAAACGAGGCTCGGGTGCTAGAAGTTTACAGGTGATATGATCTTTAATGAGCTACTCCGTATGTTTTTTCTCATTGTAATTTACATTGACACCTAATAAATATGTACTTGTCATTTCATGAAACCAGTAACGATGGTCGCAAAAATGAACTGTGCAAAAAATATGCGGATGCTTGTGAAGAATTGTGTCGAGAGATGGAGATTACAGTTATTAATCTGTATAACTTAATTACTAAGCAAGATGATTGGATGACAACATGCTTTGTGTGAGTATACCTTCAGATACTTTAACAAACACACACTTGTATATTGCTGACAATATTTGAGACAACATGATAATACGACACCAACCTAACACACATAAACGAAGCCCTCAAAATAACACGATGTTACGCTGGTTGGATTGGGTCAAACAGGTTGACCTTATCTGACCCGTTCAGGATATAAGAACATTGAACTCTCtgaaactaaccacaacaataacattATTGAATCATGCCAAAGGCAGAGTATTGGAAAAGTAGGATGTAAACTGTCATACTACCCCTAATGACCCGATACCCTTGTAAATAAGTGAAATGGGTAGATAGTCTCGCAAAGAGTATTTTCTATGCGTAAATGATTAAACCATTAAAATAATTTAACTAAAAAGGTTACACTAAATGAAATCTCATACTTTAGTAATCATAATTGGTGGATAACTTATTCAATAAGAAAACTCAACATATGGGCAAAAATGGTACGAATCTATCCCATAGAAGTAACCATTTTGACTGGTAGTCAACGTTCCCATTTTGCCACCTCTAATAGTAACTGATTTAGTAATCTATGCTTTAAACTAATTATAGATGCAATATTGGTAGGTCCTTAGAACATAACTTTTCTTTTCGTTACTAATTATCGAATAGAACTAGCTTATAATTAACGGATAATGTTCCCGATGCAGCGATGGGATGCACTTATCAGCTACGGGAAGCACTATAGTGGCAGATGAGATACAAAAAATCCTTTCTGAAACCAATTGGAAACCAAGTTTGCATTGGGAGTCTTTGCCTACAGAGTTTTCTTAGGCATTTAAACTCGCAATATCTAATTATTATACATTTACTATTATGTTTCTACATTAAATTAATAAAGGTGCACGTGTACCTCAAAAGTATCATGGATATAAGATACTTTTTGTTTCCAAACTGGTTAAATAAAATTTCTCATATTCTGGCATTGAATACAAAGGATGCAACATATAACAGATGCAGTGTCAAAATATATACTAATGTAAcataaaaggggcaaatgaaaattTGAATAAATCACATGATTTTTAACTAATTTATCTTTAACCTTATGGATATAGACCAAGAGCTACATTCAACACTGTAGGTGCAACCAGAACACAATACCATAGATAAAAGTAATATATTGTAAATTCATAATTCACTGATTCACATATACTCACATATAtgatatttaaacaaatataaagaaatACTTACAAATGGAGTTGAAACAAGATCAAAATGCAGTAAAAGCTGAATATTTCCCAAAAGCTGGTTAGTATTCACGGCATAATATGATTTAAGAAGACAGCTGAAACCTGCCACTAGGCTTTTTTCTTCTCCATCCCTAATCAATACAAACGATAGAACTCATGATATAGCGATAAAGTTAACTTTTCAGTCTTAAAGAACACAATTCATTGGTTCTTAAAAGTTGTAACATTTAACTTTACATATATTTAACAAAGGAGTTAACTGTCAAAAATATCTGACATATTACAAATTCGATTCGATTAGTAGAAAACTCCATTAAAGATGGCGAAATGAGAGGCCCTGTGAGTTTGAGTT
The window above is part of the Rutidosis leptorrhynchoides isolate AG116_Rl617_1_P2 chromosome 1, CSIRO_AGI_Rlap_v1, whole genome shotgun sequence genome. Proteins encoded here:
- the LOC139882219 gene encoding GDSL esterase/lipase CPRD49-like, translating into MVGPRRPQFVLFGSSIVQVSFGYQGWGAILAHSYARKVDIFIRGYVNWNSRQAVQVLDQVFPQDDAIQPSLVIVYFGGNDSESPRIDGLSPHVPLSEYVENMRKIAIHLQNLSDKPRILFLTAPPVNEARVLEVYSNDGRKNELCKKYADACEELCREMEITVINLYNLITKQDDWMTTCFVDGMHLSATGSTIVADEIQKILSETNWKPSLHWESLPTEFS